A genomic window from Buteo buteo chromosome 13, bButBut1.hap1.1, whole genome shotgun sequence includes:
- the LOC142038398 gene encoding LOW QUALITY PROTEIN: olfactory receptor 10C1-like (The sequence of the model RefSeq protein was modified relative to this genomic sequence to represent the inferred CDS: inserted 1 base in 1 codon; substituted 1 base at 1 genomic stop codon) — protein sequence MQMLRYPCRPFYQRYAAQMYFFLFFGTTECCLLAAVAYDCYQAICSPLHYMDSXNKNVCMQLAASSCTCGNLVVLRHTTFIFSLPFCASNMINHFFCEIQPVLMLVCSDTYXNELQIILSAAFVTFMPFLLILVSYDLTISSICKIRSAKGRYKAFSTCFSHLTVVTLFYGTAVFIYIRPKSSYSLDVDKVLSLFYSVVIPILNPVIYSLRNREVKGALFNMRKKLFHPNS from the exons ATGcag ATGCTGCGATACCCATGCCGCCCTTTTTATCAAC GTTATGCTGCAcagatgtatttctttctgttctttgggACTACTGAGTGCTGCCTCTTAGCTGCTGTGGCGTATGACTGCTACCAAGCCATATGCAGCCCTCTGCATTACATGGATA ATAATAAGAACGTATGCATGCAGCTGGCTGCTTCCTCATGTACATGTGGCAACCTTGTGGTCCTTAGGCACACTACATTTAtcttctctttgcctttctgtGCGTCCAACATGATCAACCATTTCTTCTGTGAGATCCAACCAGTGCTGATGCTGGTATGCAGTGACACTTACTAGAATGAGCTACAGATCATTCTGTCTGCTGCCTTTGTCACCTTCATgccttttctgctcattttggTGTCCTATGACCTCACCATTTCCTCCATCTGCAAAATCAGGTCTGCCAAAGGAAGGTATAAAGCATTCTCTACTTGCTTCTCACATCTCACTGTAGTGACATTATTCTATGGGACAGCTGTGTTCATCTATATACGTCCCAAATCCAGTTATTCCCTGGATGTGGACAAAGTGCTCTCTCTGTTCTATTCTGTGGTGATCCCTATATTGAACCCTGTTATCTACAGCCTTAGGAATAGAGAGGTGAAAGGTGCTCTCTTTAATATGAGAAAGAAGCTATTTCACCCTAACTCCTAG